One Rhodobacteraceae bacterium M385 genomic region harbors:
- a CDS encoding NADH-quinone oxidoreductase subunit E yields MLRRLHPEQPSSFAFTPDNQVWAEAQITKYPEGRAASAIIPLLWRAQEQEGWLTRPAIEHVADMLGLAYIRALEVATFYFMFQLAPVGSVAHIQICGTLSCMICGAEDLVAVAKEKIAPKAHQISADGKFSWEEVECLGACSNAPMAQIGKDYYEDLTAESFAGIIDAMARGDVPTPGPQNGRYASEPAGGLTSLTEYEAGRDELNISARMAVDIGDTIKRIDGTEVPMLAPWGRQSGEGLPAEPERPKPANRAKGKPADATGITKAEAPAKSKAKPASKDEPAKKAEPKSKAKAASKPKATPAAPAAAPAAAVEEQTPELLTAAREGGADDLKRISGVGPKLEGVLNDLGFYHFDQIAAWGPAEVAWVDARLKFKGRIERDDWISQAAAFAAEG; encoded by the coding sequence ATGCTCCGACGCCTCCACCCCGAGCAGCCTTCAAGCTTTGCCTTCACGCCTGACAATCAGGTGTGGGCTGAGGCTCAGATCACGAAATACCCCGAGGGGCGCGCGGCTTCCGCGATCATTCCCCTGTTGTGGCGCGCTCAAGAGCAAGAGGGATGGTTGACCCGCCCCGCGATTGAGCACGTGGCCGATATGCTGGGTTTGGCGTATATTCGTGCGTTGGAAGTGGCGACCTTCTACTTCATGTTCCAACTGGCCCCCGTGGGCTCGGTCGCGCATATCCAGATTTGCGGCACCTTGTCGTGCATGATCTGCGGCGCGGAAGATTTGGTTGCCGTGGCGAAAGAGAAAATCGCCCCCAAGGCGCATCAGATCAGTGCGGATGGCAAGTTCAGCTGGGAAGAAGTCGAATGCTTGGGCGCGTGCTCTAACGCGCCGATGGCCCAGATCGGCAAAGATTATTATGAAGACCTGACGGCGGAAAGTTTCGCCGGCATCATCGACGCCATGGCGCGCGGTGACGTGCCGACGCCGGGGCCGCAAAACGGGCGCTATGCCTCGGAACCTGCGGGCGGTCTGACATCGCTTACCGAATATGAAGCAGGCCGGGACGAGCTGAACATCTCTGCCCGGATGGCTGTGGATATTGGCGATACGATCAAGCGGATCGACGGCACCGAAGTGCCGATGCTGGCCCCTTGGGGGCGGCAGTCCGGTGAGGGCCTTCCGGCTGAGCCTGAGCGGCCCAAGCCGGCGAACCGGGCCAAGGGCAAACCAGCCGACGCGACCGGGATCACCAAGGCCGAAGCGCCTGCGAAATCCAAGGCGAAGCCTGCCTCCAAGGACGAACCTGCCAAGAAGGCTGAGCCTAAGTCCAAAGCCAAAGCGGCCTCCAAACCAAAGGCGACACCTGCGGCACCAGCGGCAGCGCCCGCCGCTGCGGTAGAAGAGCAAACACCCGAGCTGCTGACAGCCGCCCGCGAGGGGGGCGCCGATGACCTGAAGCGGATTTCCGGCGTGGGACCGAAGCTGGAGGGCGTGTTGAACGACCTTGGTTTCTACCACTTCGACCAAATCGCTGCCTGGGGCCCGGCAGAGGTCGCATGGGTCGATGCCCGCCTTAAGTTTAAAGGCCGGATCGAGCGGGACGATTGGATCAGCCAAGCCGCTGCTTTCGCTGCTGAGGGGTAA
- a CDS encoding NADH-quinone oxidoreductase subunit A yields the protein MSELLTEYAPILIFLGLAIGLSVVLILAAVVVAVSNPDPEKVSAYECGFNAFDDARMKFDVRFYLVAILFIIFDLEIAFLFPWATAFPDLTDLGFWSMMVFLAVLTIGFAYEWKKGALDWE from the coding sequence ATGTCCGAGCTGCTTACTGAATACGCCCCGATCCTGATTTTCCTTGGGTTGGCCATTGGCCTGTCCGTGGTGTTGATCCTAGCGGCAGTGGTTGTAGCGGTCAGCAACCCGGACCCTGAAAAGGTCAGCGCCTATGAGTGCGGGTTCAACGCCTTCGACGATGCGCGGATGAAGTTCGACGTACGGTTCTATCTGGTGGCGATCTTGTTCATCATCTTTGACCTCGAAATCGCGTTTCTGTTCCCTTGGGCCACGGCCTTCCCAGACCTGACGGATTTGGGCTTCTGGTCGATGATGGTGTTCCTCGCGGTTCTGACCATCGGCTTCGCCTATGAGTGGAAAAAAGGCGCGTTGGACTGGGAGTAA
- a CDS encoding crotonase/enoyl-CoA hydratase family protein: METLQISVDERGVATLRLNRPDVHNAMNAAMIAELTQAAARLGKDPAVRVVVLTGTGASFCAGGDLGWMRDQMAADAPTRAREARALAEMLGALDRLPKPLIGRIQGQSFGGGIGMMSVCDVAIGVEGAKFGLTEVRLGLIPATIGPYVVARMGAARARRVFFSGRRFGAAEAVDLGLLAKVVAEDDLDTAIEAEVKPYLSAAPGAVAESKALVATLGGQVSDADITATIDALVGRWESQEAADGIEAFFAKRKPRWMES, translated from the coding sequence ATGGAAACGTTGCAGATAAGCGTTGATGAACGAGGCGTGGCGACGCTGAGGCTGAACCGCCCGGATGTCCACAACGCCATGAACGCCGCGATGATCGCAGAGCTGACGCAGGCCGCCGCACGTTTAGGCAAAGATCCTGCCGTAAGGGTCGTTGTCCTGACCGGCACGGGCGCGAGTTTCTGCGCCGGAGGCGACCTAGGCTGGATGCGCGACCAGATGGCCGCCGATGCCCCCACAAGGGCGCGGGAGGCGCGGGCGCTGGCGGAAATGCTCGGCGCTTTGGACCGCCTGCCCAAGCCCCTGATCGGACGTATTCAGGGGCAATCTTTTGGCGGCGGGATCGGCATGATGTCGGTTTGTGATGTGGCAATCGGCGTGGAAGGGGCGAAGTTCGGCCTGACCGAGGTGCGCCTTGGGCTGATCCCGGCGACAATCGGGCCCTATGTGGTGGCCCGTATGGGCGCGGCACGGGCACGGCGGGTGTTCTTCTCGGGCCGCCGGTTCGGCGCGGCAGAGGCGGTGGACTTGGGGCTGCTGGCAAAAGTCGTGGCCGAGGACGATCTGGACACCGCGATTGAGGCCGAAGTGAAGCCCTATCTATCCGCAGCCCCCGGTGCGGTCGCGGAAAGCAAGGCGCTGGTTGCGACCCTTGGCGGACAAGTCTCTGATGCCGATATCACAGCGACGATTGACGCTTTGGTGGGCCGTTGGGAAAGCCAAGAAGCCGCTGACGGGATCGAGGCGTTCTTTGCCAAGCGCAAGCCGCGTTGGATGGAAAGCTAG
- a CDS encoding hydroxymethylglutaryl-CoA lyase — protein MTDRAEIFEVGPRDGLQNEARMISTADKVALVDMLSRAGFIRIEVASFVSPKWVPQMADGAQVLAGITRAEGVSYAALTPNMRGYGGAVAAKADEIAIFASASEGFSKANLNATIDESLARFADVAEAAKADGMRMRGYVSCVTDCPFDGETEPGDVARVVAALREMGAYEVSLGDTIGRGLPERMDKMLDAVVQEMPAEKLAGHFHDTSGRALENVDVALAHGVRVFDAAVGGLGGCPYAPGAAGNVATEKLEAHLRGRGYETGLNAEIIAQAADFARTLREG, from the coding sequence ATGACTGACCGCGCAGAGATATTCGAGGTCGGCCCCCGCGACGGGTTGCAGAATGAGGCGCGCATGATCTCGACCGCCGATAAGGTGGCGTTGGTCGACATGCTGTCGCGTGCGGGGTTCATCCGCATCGAGGTGGCGTCGTTCGTGTCGCCCAAGTGGGTGCCGCAGATGGCGGACGGGGCGCAGGTTTTGGCCGGGATCACGCGCGCCGAAGGGGTCAGCTATGCGGCGCTTACGCCGAATATGCGCGGCTACGGTGGGGCAGTGGCGGCGAAAGCGGATGAGATCGCGATTTTCGCCAGTGCCTCGGAAGGGTTCTCCAAGGCGAACCTGAACGCGACCATTGATGAAAGCCTTGCGCGTTTTGCCGATGTGGCCGAGGCCGCGAAGGCCGACGGGATGCGGATGCGGGGCTATGTGTCTTGCGTCACCGATTGCCCGTTTGACGGCGAAACCGAGCCCGGTGATGTGGCCCGCGTGGTGGCGGCGTTGCGCGAGATGGGGGCCTATGAGGTCTCTCTCGGGGATACGATCGGGCGCGGTCTTCCGGAACGGATGGACAAGATGCTGGACGCGGTGGTGCAGGAGATGCCCGCCGAGAAGCTGGCGGGACACTTTCACGACACCAGCGGACGCGCGTTAGAGAATGTGGACGTGGCGCTGGCCCATGGCGTGCGAGTTTTTGACGCCGCCGTGGGCGGCCTTGGCGGTTGCCCTTATGCGCCCGGCGCAGCGGGAAATGTCGCCACGGAAAAGCTGGAGGCGCATTTGCGCGGGCGCGGCTATGAGACTGGACTGAATGCCGAGATCATCGCGCAAGCCGCTGATTTCGCAAGAACACTGAGGGAGGGCTGA
- a CDS encoding trypsin-like peptidase domain-containing protein, whose protein sequence is MSSGGSSAKGVLASVLFAGAAFAALVLSVPEAPLPEKYDNAPEPGIIGRDDRVPLARFTPDSPEDFPGWEEVQNAVVRVSCNGGGTGGGVLIGDGTRMLTAAHVFYHDYGDPDWSRINCMVLHPRGDAVAIRPQGMKSGRFSIPEALGGHFSIGITRHDWAVVPLARAPHGAEPLPLADRDTMALEQGARVINIAGPQDNLELAGFNAQVCRYFGVPPTASHLVGDEIIGRLAEPGDEWHVARYDCDLGRGGSGSGIIGWHQGTPYVWGIVTDSLRGADRCPEVGYSSCYSAGPLVTTMDILP, encoded by the coding sequence ATGAGTTCAGGCGGCTCCTCCGCCAAAGGCGTCCTCGCCAGCGTGCTATTTGCGGGTGCGGCGTTTGCTGCACTGGTGCTGAGTGTCCCTGAAGCGCCCTTGCCTGAAAAATACGACAACGCGCCAGAGCCAGGCATCATCGGCCGCGACGACCGCGTGCCGCTGGCCCGATTCACCCCCGATAGCCCAGAGGACTTTCCCGGCTGGGAAGAGGTCCAAAACGCCGTTGTGCGGGTCAGTTGCAATGGCGGCGGCACCGGGGGCGGGGTGTTGATTGGCGACGGCACAAGAATGCTGACGGCGGCCCATGTGTTCTATCACGACTATGGCGATCCTGATTGGTCTCGGATCAATTGCATGGTGCTGCACCCAAGGGGCGATGCGGTCGCGATCAGACCCCAAGGGATGAAATCGGGCCGCTTTAGTATTCCTGAGGCGCTTGGCGGGCATTTCTCGATCGGGATTACCCGCCACGATTGGGCTGTTGTGCCCCTTGCGCGGGCGCCCCACGGCGCGGAGCCGTTGCCGCTGGCGGATCGTGACACGATGGCGTTGGAGCAGGGCGCAAGGGTGATCAACATCGCGGGACCGCAGGATAACCTAGAGCTTGCGGGCTTTAACGCGCAGGTCTGTCGTTATTTCGGGGTGCCGCCCACGGCCTCGCATTTGGTGGGGGACGAGATCATTGGCCGCTTGGCCGAGCCCGGAGATGAATGGCATGTGGCGCGGTACGATTGCGATTTGGGCCGCGGTGGGTCTGGGTCGGGGATCATCGGATGGCACCAGGGCACTCCCTACGTCTGGGGCATTGTCACCGATAGCTTGCGCGGCGCGGATCGTTGCCCAGAGGTGGGCTATTCATCGTGCTACAGCGCGGGGCCGTTGGTTACCACGATGGATATCCTTCCCTGA
- a CDS encoding NADH-quinone oxidoreductase subunit D, with translation MMDGDIRVNTYDDGSTDFETGEQKIRNFNLNFGPQHPAAHGVLRLVLELDGEICERCDPHIGLLHRGTEKLMESRTYLQNLPYFDRLDYVGTMNQEHAWCLAIERMTGTEVPRRAQLIRVLYCEIGRILNHLLNVTTQALDVGALTPPLWGFEEREKLMIFYERASGARLHAAYFRPGGVHQDLPPELIEDIDTWAHEFPNMLNDIDGLLSENRIFKQRNVDIGVVSEQDIQDWGFSGVMVRGSGFAWDLRRAQPYECYDEFDFQIPVGKNGDCYDRYLCRMAEMRESTKIIHQACEKLRNEPGEIMARGKMTPPTRGDMKTSMEALIHHFKLYTEGFHVPEGEIYASVEAPKGEFGVYLVADGTNKPYRAKLRAPGFAHLQAMDYLCKGHQLADVSAVLGSLDIVFGEVDR, from the coding sequence ATGATGGACGGCGATATCCGCGTGAACACCTACGATGACGGCTCCACCGATTTCGAGACCGGTGAACAGAAGATCAGGAACTTCAACCTGAACTTCGGCCCTCAGCATCCCGCGGCCCACGGCGTGTTGCGTCTGGTGTTGGAACTGGACGGCGAGATTTGCGAACGCTGCGACCCGCATATCGGCCTGCTGCACCGTGGCACCGAAAAGCTGATGGAAAGCCGCACGTACCTGCAAAACCTGCCCTACTTCGACCGGCTCGATTATGTCGGCACGATGAACCAGGAGCACGCTTGGTGCCTGGCGATTGAGCGGATGACAGGCACCGAAGTGCCCCGCCGCGCCCAGTTGATCCGGGTTTTGTACTGCGAAATCGGCCGCATCCTGAACCACCTGCTGAACGTGACGACGCAGGCCTTGGACGTGGGCGCGTTGACACCGCCGCTTTGGGGCTTTGAAGAGCGCGAAAAGCTGATGATTTTCTACGAGCGGGCATCGGGGGCGCGTCTGCACGCGGCCTATTTCCGCCCCGGTGGTGTGCACCAAGACCTGCCACCAGAGCTGATCGAAGACATCGACACCTGGGCCCACGAGTTCCCCAACATGTTGAACGACATCGACGGGCTGCTGTCGGAAAACCGCATTTTCAAGCAGCGTAACGTCGATATCGGCGTTGTGTCCGAGCAAGACATTCAGGACTGGGGTTTCTCGGGCGTGATGGTTCGGGGCTCGGGCTTTGCGTGGGATTTGCGCCGCGCGCAGCCCTATGAGTGCTATGACGAGTTCGATTTCCAGATCCCCGTGGGCAAGAACGGCGACTGCTACGATCGCTACCTGTGCCGCATGGCCGAGATGCGCGAATCGACCAAGATCATCCATCAGGCCTGCGAGAAACTGCGCAACGAGCCCGGAGAGATCATGGCGCGGGGGAAAATGACGCCACCGACACGGGGCGACATGAAAACGTCGATGGAAGCGCTGATTCACCACTTCAAGCTTTATACCGAGGGCTTCCACGTGCCCGAGGGCGAGATTTACGCCAGCGTCGAAGCGCCCAAGGGCGAGTTCGGCGTGTATCTGGTGGCCGACGGCACCAACAAACCCTACCGCGCCAAGCTGCGCGCACCGGGTTTTGCCCATCTGCAAGCGATGGATTACCTGTGCAAGGGCCACCAGCTGGCGGATGTGTCGGCGGTTCTGGGGTCGCTTGATATCGTGTTTGGCGAAGTGGACCGCTAG
- a CDS encoding glutathione S-transferase, whose protein sequence is MVRLHHVPWGRSFRVLWLLQEMGITPEIVTYQIGTKGMRAPGFLEHSPAGRIPALEIDGITVFESAAILQYLCESRPEHGFGRAPGHADRVAYLEAMGFAETMASLIEQLNLNHLFLRPPAKPSGTVVKLNTLRLADTLRALDGMIAGEYLLPSGFSAADAMLGFNLFAAPYYVRLDPWPNLQAYWARLQARPGFQATAQIEGPQAFYAKDFYEVPQDD, encoded by the coding sequence TTGGTCCGCCTGCATCACGTTCCGTGGGGACGCTCTTTCCGGGTGCTGTGGTTGTTGCAAGAGATGGGGATCACGCCCGAGATTGTGACCTATCAGATTGGCACCAAGGGGATGCGCGCGCCGGGATTTCTGGAGCATTCGCCGGCGGGGCGTATCCCGGCTTTGGAAATTGACGGGATCACCGTTTTCGAATCCGCCGCGATCCTGCAATACCTCTGTGAAAGCCGCCCCGAGCATGGGTTTGGCCGTGCGCCGGGCCACGCCGATCGGGTGGCCTATCTGGAGGCGATGGGGTTTGCGGAAACGATGGCCTCGCTCATCGAGCAGCTCAACCTGAACCACCTTTTCCTGCGGCCTCCGGCCAAGCCCTCGGGCACCGTAGTCAAGCTGAACACCCTGCGGTTGGCCGACACGCTGAGGGCGCTGGATGGGATGATTGCGGGGGAGTATCTTCTGCCCTCGGGCTTTTCGGCCGCCGATGCGATGTTGGGGTTCAACCTTTTTGCGGCGCCCTACTACGTGCGTCTTGATCCCTGGCCGAACCTGCAAGCCTATTGGGCACGCCTGCAAGCCCGCCCCGGTTTTCAGGCCACAGCCCAGATCGAGGGACCGCAGGCATTCTATGCAAAGGACTTCTACGAGGTGCCCCAAGATGACTGA
- a CDS encoding AMP-binding protein, protein MAIFKSRYADISVPDQSVTQLLFEGLSGREDKVAVIDGPSGKETTAGELMARIKSVAGGLTAKGVLPGGTVAILAPNIPEYPVLFHGVAWGGGTVTTINPTYTAPEIKHQLNDAGAVMLVTISAFEEAARTAMVGTNCRDLVVLDGDGKNGALSGADIMGTELPEQVPGNWAEDVVVLPYSSGTTGKPKGVMLTHRNLVANVVQAASMAGITEKDKAIAFLPFFHIYGMTVMMNLFLNQRAVIITMPRFDLEMYLRLIQDHQATRLYIVPPVALGLAKHPMVEEYDVSSVTEVFSGAAPLGAEIEAAVGMRFGAHSVQGYGMTEMSPISHMTKGDSIRHGSSGQAVPSTECRIVDPDTLEDLPAGLEGELWVRGPQVMKGYLNNAEATAESLTEDGWLRTGDLAEIDDDGFMFIRDRLKELIKYKGFQVAPAEVEAALCGCEGVTDAAVIGRTDAEAGELPIAFVVTSGAVKESDLRNHCEGCLAHYKHPVEYRFVDSVPKSASGKILRRELREIL, encoded by the coding sequence ATGGCCATTTTCAAGAGCCGCTACGCCGATATCTCGGTGCCGGACCAATCGGTGACGCAACTTTTGTTCGAGGGCCTTTCGGGGCGAGAAGACAAGGTTGCGGTGATCGACGGCCCCTCGGGCAAGGAAACCACCGCCGGGGAATTGATGGCGCGGATCAAATCCGTGGCAGGCGGTTTGACCGCCAAGGGCGTTTTGCCCGGCGGCACGGTCGCAATTCTGGCCCCCAACATTCCCGAATATCCGGTGTTGTTCCACGGCGTGGCTTGGGGCGGCGGCACTGTCACGACGATCAACCCCACCTATACGGCCCCCGAAATCAAGCACCAGCTCAACGATGCGGGCGCGGTGATGCTTGTCACCATCAGCGCCTTTGAGGAGGCCGCCCGCACCGCCATGGTCGGCACCAACTGCCGCGATCTGGTGGTGCTGGACGGCGACGGCAAGAACGGCGCCTTGAGCGGGGCCGATATCATGGGGACAGAATTGCCCGAGCAAGTCCCCGGCAATTGGGCCGAAGACGTGGTCGTGCTGCCCTATTCCAGCGGCACCACGGGCAAGCCCAAGGGCGTGATGCTGACCCATCGAAACCTGGTGGCGAATGTTGTGCAAGCGGCCTCGATGGCGGGAATAACCGAGAAGGATAAGGCGATTGCCTTCCTGCCGTTCTTCCACATCTACGGCATGACGGTGATGATGAACCTGTTCCTGAACCAGCGCGCAGTCATTATCACCATGCCAAGGTTCGATCTGGAAATGTATCTGCGGCTGATTCAGGACCATCAGGCAACGCGCCTCTATATCGTGCCGCCGGTCGCCTTGGGCTTGGCGAAACATCCGATGGTGGAGGAATACGATGTCTCCTCGGTCACCGAAGTCTTCTCGGGCGCAGCCCCCTTGGGCGCCGAGATCGAGGCCGCCGTGGGCATGCGGTTTGGGGCGCATTCGGTGCAGGGCTACGGCATGACGGAGATGAGCCCGATCAGCCACATGACCAAGGGCGACTCGATTCGCCACGGCTCAAGCGGGCAGGCGGTGCCCTCGACCGAGTGCCGGATCGTGGACCCCGACACGCTGGAGGATTTGCCCGCAGGCCTGGAAGGGGAGCTTTGGGTGCGCGGGCCACAGGTGATGAAAGGCTACCTCAACAATGCGGAGGCGACGGCGGAATCACTGACGGAAGACGGCTGGCTGCGCACGGGCGATCTGGCAGAGATCGACGATGATGGCTTCATGTTCATCCGAGATCGTCTGAAAGAGTTGATTAAATACAAAGGTTTTCAGGTCGCCCCCGCCGAAGTGGAAGCCGCCCTTTGCGGCTGCGAAGGGGTCACCGATGCCGCCGTCATTGGCCGCACGGACGCGGAGGCAGGAGAGCTGCCGATTGCTTTTGTCGTGACCTCAGGCGCGGTGAAAGAATCCGATTTGCGCAACCATTGCGAGGGATGCCTGGCCCACTACAAGCACCCGGTGGAGTACCGTTTCGTTGATAGCGTGCCTAAAAGCGCCAGCGGCAAAATCCTGCGTCGGGAGCTGCGAGAGATATTGTAG
- a CDS encoding NADH-quinone oxidoreductase subunit B, translated as MGVATTPNHAGADREVATQALNAELQDKGFLVTSSEDIINWARTGSLHWMTFGLACCAVEMMHTSMPRYDAERFGIAPRASPRQSDVMIVAGTLTNKMAPALRKVYDQMPEPRYVISMGSCANGGGYYHYSYSVVRGCDRIVPVDIYVPGCPPTAEALLYGILQLQRKIRRTGTIAR; from the coding sequence ATGGGCGTAGCAACTACTCCGAACCATGCCGGTGCTGACCGTGAGGTCGCCACACAGGCCCTGAATGCAGAGCTTCAGGACAAGGGCTTCCTCGTCACGTCCTCGGAAGACATCATCAACTGGGCGCGCACAGGTTCGCTGCACTGGATGACCTTTGGCCTCGCCTGCTGCGCGGTGGAGATGATGCACACCTCCATGCCGCGTTATGACGCTGAGCGTTTCGGGATCGCGCCGCGCGCCTCCCCCCGTCAATCGGACGTGATGATTGTGGCCGGTACGCTGACCAACAAGATGGCGCCTGCGCTGCGCAAGGTTTACGACCAGATGCCCGAGCCGCGCTACGTGATCTCTATGGGGTCCTGCGCCAATGGCGGCGGCTATTATCATTACAGCTATAGCGTCGTGCGCGGCTGTGACCGGATCGTGCCTGTAGACATCTACGTGCCCGGTTGCCCGCCTACAGCCGAAGCGCTGTTGTACGGCATCTTGCAGTTGCAGCGGAAAATCCGCCGCACTGGCACCATCGCGCGCTGA
- a CDS encoding NADH-quinone oxidoreductase subunit C, translating to MTAALQELADFLTEKRGDDVLSTDINAVGELSVTVAPANLVDFIDFLKTDRTCRFSTLIDITGVDYPSRDRRFDVVYHFLSMYQNHRIRLKVAIREEDTLPSISSVHPGAGWYEREVYDMFGILFTGHADLRRLLTDYGFRGHPLRKDFPTTGYTEVRYDEELKRVVYEPVSLVQEYRQFDFMSPWEGAQYVLPGDEKADEKAAD from the coding sequence ATGACCGCAGCTTTGCAAGAACTGGCAGATTTCCTGACCGAAAAACGCGGCGACGACGTGTTGTCCACGGACATCAACGCCGTGGGCGAGTTGAGCGTGACGGTGGCGCCCGCCAATCTGGTGGATTTCATCGACTTCCTGAAAACGGACCGGACCTGCCGATTCTCGACCCTGATCGACATCACGGGCGTGGATTACCCCAGCCGGGATCGCCGCTTTGACGTGGTTTACCACTTCCTGAGCATGTACCAGAATCACCGCATCCGCCTGAAAGTGGCGATCCGGGAAGAGGACACGCTGCCCTCGATCTCGTCGGTGCATCCAGGTGCGGGTTGGTATGAGCGTGAAGTCTACGACATGTTCGGTATCTTGTTCACCGGCCACGCTGATTTGCGTCGCCTGCTGACGGATTACGGTTTCCGCGGGCACCCTCTGCGCAAGGATTTCCCGACAACGGGCTACACCGAAGTGCGCTACGACGAAGAGCTCAAGCGCGTGGTCTATGAGCCGGTGAGCTTGGTCCAAGAATACCGCCAGTTCGATTTCATGTCCCCGTGGGAAGGCGCGCAATATGTGCTGCCCGGTGACGAGAAAGCGGACGAGAAGGCCGCAGATTAA
- a CDS encoding sulfotransferase: protein MATRPTLLFGLGAQKAGTTWLHAYFRQHPQIHVPACKEMHYFDALWLPRSAGFADRRRERLRELEAQDSPDLAELRALVRMYDAPAGDHSAYLEALTQGRTDEACVADLTPSYCNLKAEHLQRLLTDFAPAKLLFVMRDPVQRMWSQIRMHCEAGSAEATRAAADRMIAQMIKGRGQVIWQRSDMAATLKRLRALPAEQVKVMYFETLFEKAQIKALCDFMQVDYVEAPLEKRVRAGKTLMMTQAQHATLRWLNGPTYRAIHGLEGAAIPEAWDMDAQTAIRPEALMGSEIDEQNLQGRTR, encoded by the coding sequence ATGGCGACGCGCCCGACGTTACTGTTTGGTCTGGGTGCCCAGAAGGCCGGAACGACATGGCTGCACGCCTACTTCCGCCAACACCCTCAAATTCACGTCCCTGCCTGCAAGGAAATGCACTATTTCGATGCGCTTTGGCTGCCGCGCAGTGCCGGGTTCGCTGATCGCAGGCGAGAGCGTTTGCGGGAGCTGGAGGCGCAAGACAGCCCCGATCTTGCGGAATTGCGGGCTTTGGTGCGGATGTATGACGCGCCGGCGGGCGACCACTCGGCCTATCTGGAGGCGCTGACACAAGGGCGCACCGATGAAGCCTGCGTCGCTGATCTGACGCCGTCTTACTGCAACTTGAAAGCGGAACATTTGCAGCGCCTGTTAACGGATTTCGCCCCGGCCAAGCTGCTGTTCGTGATGCGCGACCCGGTGCAACGCATGTGGTCGCAGATCAGGATGCATTGCGAGGCGGGCTCGGCCGAGGCGACACGTGCTGCGGCGGACCGGATGATTGCGCAGATGATCAAAGGGCGGGGTCAGGTGATCTGGCAGCGGAGCGACATGGCCGCGACCCTCAAGCGCTTACGGGCCTTGCCCGCCGAGCAGGTGAAGGTGATGTATTTTGAGACTCTGTTCGAGAAGGCGCAGATAAAAGCGCTTTGCGACTTTATGCAGGTGGACTATGTGGAAGCGCCGTTGGAAAAGCGGGTGCGTGCGGGAAAGACGCTCATGATGACGCAGGCGCAGCATGCGACGCTTCGCTGGTTGAATGGGCCGACATATCGGGCGATACACGGGCTTGAAGGCGCGGCCATTCCCGAGGCTTGGGATATGGACGCGCAAACCGCGATACGGCCGGAGGCTCTGATGGGCTCCGAGATAGACGAACAGAACTTGCAAGGGCGCACGAGATGA